A single window of Micrococcaceae bacterium Sec5.1 DNA harbors:
- a CDS encoding excinuclease ABC subunit UvrA, with protein MSIATSTDAQSAASHVADTHDLIRVQGARENNLKDISVEIPKRRLTVFTGVSGSGKSSLVFATIAAESQRMINETYSAFVQGFMPSLSRPDVDMLEGLTTAIIVDQERMGSNPRSTVGTATDANAMLRILYSRLGQPHIGSPNAYSFNVPTVKASGAITVDRGEGKTKTEKASFNRLGGMCSRCEGMGSVNDFDLTALYDDSKSLNEGALTIPGYTMDGWYGRIFSGSGYFNMDKPIAKFTKKELHDLLYREPTKIKVEGINLTYEGVIPKIQKSMLSKDVDALQPHIRAFVERAITFTTCPECEGTRLSPEARSSKISGKSIADVCKMQISDLALWIREINEPSVAPLLRGLQHLLDSFAGIGLGYLSLDRPAGTLSGGEAQRTKMIRHLGSSLTDITYVFDEPTIGLHPHDIERMNQLLLQLRDKGNTVLVVEHKPETIAIADHVVDLGPGAGTGGGTVCFEGDLDGLRGSDTITGRHLDDRASIKEQVRSASGTLEVRGASTNNLQNVDVDIPLGVLCVLTGVAGSGKSSLIHGSVAKRDGVLVIDQGAIRGSRRSNPATYTGLLEPIRKAFAKANNVKPALFSSNSEGACPTCNGAGVIYTDLGVMATVESTCEECEGKRFQASVLEYRLGGRNIADVLAMSVNEAGIFFSEGEARTPAAHKILDRLADVGLGYLTLGQPLTTLSGGERQRLKLATQMSEKGDIYILDEPTTGLHLADVQNLLGMLDRLVESGKSVIVIEHHQAVMAHADWIIDLGPGAGHDGGKIVFSGTPADLVADRSTLTGKHLAAYVGA; from the coding sequence ATGAGCATTGCCACGAGCACCGACGCGCAGTCTGCTGCGTCGCACGTAGCAGACACCCACGACCTCATTCGGGTGCAGGGTGCGCGCGAGAACAACCTCAAGGACATCAGCGTAGAGATCCCCAAACGTCGTCTCACTGTGTTCACGGGTGTCTCCGGCTCGGGCAAGAGTTCTTTGGTCTTTGCAACCATCGCCGCAGAATCCCAGCGGATGATCAATGAGACATACAGCGCTTTTGTTCAGGGCTTCATGCCTTCGTTGTCACGGCCGGATGTGGACATGCTGGAAGGCCTGACAACGGCCATCATCGTGGACCAGGAGAGGATGGGCTCGAATCCGCGCTCAACCGTGGGCACTGCGACAGATGCCAATGCCATGCTCCGCATTCTCTACAGCCGGCTCGGGCAGCCCCACATCGGGTCGCCGAACGCGTACTCATTCAACGTGCCCACCGTTAAGGCCAGCGGGGCCATCACCGTCGACCGTGGCGAGGGCAAAACCAAGACGGAGAAGGCCAGCTTCAACCGCCTGGGCGGCATGTGCTCACGCTGTGAGGGAATGGGCTCGGTCAACGATTTCGATCTCACCGCGCTCTACGACGACAGCAAGTCCTTGAACGAGGGCGCGCTCACGATTCCCGGGTACACGATGGATGGCTGGTATGGCCGGATCTTCAGCGGATCAGGCTACTTCAATATGGACAAGCCAATTGCCAAGTTCACCAAGAAGGAGCTCCACGACCTCCTGTACCGGGAACCCACCAAAATCAAGGTCGAAGGCATCAACCTCACCTACGAAGGTGTCATCCCCAAAATCCAGAAATCGATGCTCTCCAAGGACGTTGACGCACTTCAACCACACATCCGCGCCTTCGTGGAGCGGGCCATCACTTTCACCACCTGTCCAGAGTGTGAAGGCACCAGGTTGAGCCCGGAGGCACGTTCTTCCAAAATCAGCGGCAAAAGTATTGCGGATGTGTGCAAGATGCAGATCAGTGACCTTGCTTTGTGGATCCGTGAAATCAATGAGCCTTCAGTGGCGCCGCTTCTCAGGGGACTACAGCACCTCCTGGACTCCTTCGCCGGGATAGGCCTCGGATATCTTTCCCTCGATCGGCCTGCCGGTACATTGTCCGGGGGAGAGGCGCAGCGAACCAAGATGATCCGGCATCTGGGCTCATCCCTGACTGACATCACGTACGTCTTCGACGAGCCAACCATAGGGTTGCACCCGCATGACATCGAGCGCATGAATCAGTTGCTGCTGCAGTTGCGGGATAAAGGCAACACTGTCCTGGTAGTCGAGCACAAGCCTGAAACGATTGCGATCGCTGACCACGTGGTGGATCTGGGTCCCGGCGCGGGCACAGGCGGCGGCACAGTCTGTTTCGAAGGCGATCTGGACGGGCTGCGGGGGAGCGACACCATCACTGGACGCCACCTCGACGATCGCGCATCCATTAAGGAGCAGGTTCGTTCCGCCTCCGGCACTCTTGAAGTCCGTGGCGCCTCCACCAACAACCTTCAAAACGTGGATGTTGATATTCCATTGGGCGTGCTGTGTGTGCTCACCGGGGTGGCCGGATCGGGCAAGAGCTCGCTCATTCACGGGTCCGTAGCCAAACGTGACGGTGTCCTGGTGATCGACCAAGGTGCAATCCGGGGTTCCCGCCGAAGCAATCCTGCAACCTACACCGGACTCCTTGAGCCCATCCGCAAGGCATTCGCCAAGGCCAACAACGTGAAACCGGCACTTTTCAGCTCCAATTCCGAAGGCGCTTGCCCCACCTGCAACGGCGCCGGGGTCATTTACACGGACCTGGGCGTCATGGCCACTGTGGAGTCAACGTGCGAGGAATGTGAAGGAAAGCGCTTCCAGGCATCCGTACTGGAGTACAGGCTTGGTGGCCGCAATATTGCAGACGTGCTTGCAATGTCTGTCAACGAGGCTGGGATCTTCTTCAGCGAAGGCGAAGCACGCACACCGGCCGCCCACAAGATCCTGGACCGCCTTGCCGACGTCGGGCTTGGTTACCTGACGCTTGGCCAGCCGCTCACCACACTGTCCGGCGGGGAACGCCAGCGGCTCAAGCTTGCCACGCAAATGTCAGAGAAGGGCGACATCTATATCCTGGACGAGCCAACAACAGGCCTTCACCTGGCCGATGTCCAGAACCTGCTCGGCATGCTGGATCGTTTGGTCGAGTCAGGAAAGTCAGTCATCGTCATCGAGCATCACCAGGCCGTCATGGCACATGCGGACTGGATTATCGACCTCGGTCCCGGCGCCGGACACGACGGCGGCAAAATTGTTTTCTCTGGCACGCCAGCTGACTTGGTGGCTGACCGCTCGACGCTGACCGGCAAGCACCTAGCGGCTTACGTCGGGGCTTGA
- a CDS encoding carbohydrate ABC transporter permease: MTQASLRPAVSGTVPEGADTPHPARFPRKRRRNPNVQRSANEAVGVSRWVMLGILAFLAIYSAGPLWWLIVASTKSKEELYTTNGMWFGEFSLLDTLSDLFTYQDGIFARWLWNTVVYATLGSVGLTLVALAAGYAIAKYRYLGRGFTMGLIIGSFLIPGTLMIVPSFVLFTQMGIYDTIWAMILPGMFGSFSVYLAKVYAEGAVPSELMEAARIDGAGEYRIFFSLGLRLMTTAGATIFLLHFVASWNTFMWPLVFLKGADKWPVMLGLYSWLERGTDSQYDLTGLVITGSLVSTIPMIVLMIAMQRYWRSGVTMGSLK; this comes from the coding sequence ATGACCCAGGCATCATTGCGGCCCGCGGTGAGCGGGACAGTCCCTGAAGGAGCAGACACGCCCCACCCTGCTCGTTTCCCCCGCAAGCGGAGGCGAAATCCAAATGTACAGCGATCCGCGAACGAGGCTGTGGGAGTCTCCCGCTGGGTCATGCTGGGAATTCTGGCTTTCCTGGCCATCTACTCCGCGGGCCCGCTGTGGTGGCTCATCGTGGCATCGACGAAGTCGAAAGAAGAGCTGTACACAACCAACGGCATGTGGTTTGGGGAATTCAGTCTCCTGGACACCCTCTCGGACCTTTTCACTTATCAGGACGGCATCTTCGCCCGATGGCTCTGGAACACCGTGGTCTACGCCACCCTGGGCTCAGTCGGATTGACGTTGGTTGCCTTGGCAGCGGGTTATGCCATCGCCAAGTACCGCTATTTAGGGCGAGGGTTCACCATGGGCCTCATTATCGGTTCGTTCCTCATTCCGGGAACCCTCATGATCGTCCCCTCTTTTGTGCTCTTCACGCAGATGGGTATCTACGACACGATCTGGGCAATGATCCTCCCCGGTATGTTCGGCTCGTTTTCCGTCTACTTGGCGAAGGTATACGCCGAGGGAGCAGTCCCCAGTGAACTCATGGAAGCGGCGAGGATCGACGGCGCTGGTGAGTACAGGATCTTCTTCTCCCTCGGTCTCAGGCTCATGACAACTGCAGGTGCAACAATATTTCTCCTTCACTTTGTGGCTTCCTGGAACACGTTCATGTGGCCTCTGGTCTTCCTCAAGGGCGCAGATAAATGGCCTGTGATGCTCGGACTCTATTCATGGCTTGAGCGCGGAACTGACAGCCAGTATGACCTGACCGGTCTTGTGATCACAGGATCCCTCGTCTCCACCATTCCCATGATCGTCCTCATGATTGCCATGCAACGCTATTGGCGCTCCGGCGTCACCATGGGAAGCCTGAAGTAG
- a CDS encoding sugar ABC transporter permease, giving the protein MTATIQAATKRRRSPRGNTTRKKNSGGMDGPALRARSGWRVKQDLKGASLSLPFLLGFALFTLVPVAMALKESVFATKTSGLGFGKATSTFVGFDNFAEALADTSFWAGMFRVFIYAIIVVPLGQLVSLAMALVLDGVRRRVAARFRIVLLLPYMVPGLVATMVWIFLYSPVVGPLSDFLQVFGVQVNFFAGNTIWSSIGNLAIWGGIGFNMLIMYGSLQSIPHEIFEAARIDGAGELRIAMDIKVPFLRGSLVLTSLLAIIGTLQIFNEPLLFRAVTPETITKDFTPAMMIYNQAFQVGNINYATALSIVLGVVVGIVSTIIYRFTNRIES; this is encoded by the coding sequence ATGACAGCAACTATCCAGGCAGCAACCAAGCGACGCCGGTCCCCTCGTGGAAACACGACCCGGAAGAAAAACAGCGGTGGCATGGACGGACCAGCCCTTCGGGCACGATCCGGGTGGCGCGTAAAGCAGGACCTGAAAGGTGCGTCCCTTAGCCTGCCTTTCCTCCTCGGGTTTGCTTTGTTTACCCTCGTTCCTGTCGCGATGGCACTCAAGGAAAGCGTTTTTGCAACCAAGACATCCGGGCTCGGCTTCGGCAAAGCAACGTCAACCTTTGTTGGCTTTGACAACTTTGCCGAAGCCCTCGCGGACACGTCCTTCTGGGCTGGAATGTTTCGTGTGTTCATCTACGCGATCATCGTCGTACCGCTTGGACAATTGGTCAGCCTCGCCATGGCTTTGGTGCTCGACGGCGTTCGGCGGCGGGTCGCGGCGAGGTTCAGGATCGTACTGCTGCTCCCCTACATGGTCCCAGGGCTGGTGGCCACCATGGTCTGGATCTTTCTTTACAGCCCTGTTGTTGGGCCACTGAGTGACTTCCTCCAGGTGTTCGGGGTGCAGGTAAACTTCTTCGCCGGCAACACCATATGGTCATCAATCGGGAACCTGGCAATCTGGGGCGGCATCGGGTTCAACATGCTCATCATGTACGGCTCCCTTCAGTCGATCCCCCATGAAATTTTCGAAGCCGCCCGGATCGACGGCGCCGGGGAACTGCGAATCGCCATGGACATTAAGGTGCCGTTCCTTCGGGGCTCCCTCGTTCTGACAAGCCTGCTGGCAATCATCGGAACGCTCCAGATCTTCAACGAGCCACTTCTCTTCCGAGCCGTCACTCCGGAGACCATAACCAAGGACTTCACGCCCGCCATGATGATCTACAACCAGGCCTTCCAAGTGGGAAACATCAACTACGCCACGGCACTCTCAATCGTGCTGGGAGTCGTGGTGGGCATCGTTTCGACCATCATTTACCGCTTTACGAACAGGATCGAGTCATGA
- a CDS encoding DUF3846 domain-containing protein, with the protein MQRLVEGSVEAITWNDWHVYLNDEAASIPLPLNARAEVLLREAGLEIEQPVSGTAVLLGHDDNGEELDAPPHLLRLAEQLFDAALAA; encoded by the coding sequence ATGCAAAGGCTGGTTGAAGGAAGCGTTGAAGCAATTACCTGGAACGATTGGCACGTCTATTTGAACGATGAGGCAGCGTCTATTCCCCTGCCACTAAATGCCCGGGCCGAGGTGTTGCTGCGCGAAGCAGGCTTGGAGATTGAACAGCCCGTTAGTGGGACCGCCGTTCTACTTGGCCATGACGACAACGGCGAGGAGTTAGATGCACCCCCTCACTTGCTCCGGCTGGCCGAGCAACTTTTCGATGCCGCTCTTGCCGCGTAG
- a CDS encoding site-specific integrase: MITSPPPDAVDSAGRVLDFGAVSFLHPEDYVFTQMLTGWRNQQLSRNLAFGTIEGRERLVTRFQESTNEYPWQWTPAHVDEFFGDLRSVKRAAQSTIRSYQAALRAFCSYAASPEYGWDRVCEQYFGTHPSQVCFDWNTAVHAQATESTPFRRPFTRQELQAFFDRADDEVDRIATLGRKGWLPAYRDAVLFKVVYSWGLRRNEVRHLQTVDFARNPHAREFGKYGVLQVRYGKAVKGSPPKRRSVLTVFDWSAEIIADWLERGHPYMTDGLDLFPSERGTLVSETALNRRFNRYCQDLGLSPGLDIHSLRRSYVTHLIEAGLDPLFVQHQAGHEHASTTALYTSVSRDYRVKTLRRALDSTVRDALAGMED, encoded by the coding sequence ATGATCACCTCTCCTCCGCCCGACGCGGTCGATTCAGCGGGACGGGTGCTCGACTTCGGCGCTGTGAGTTTCCTTCACCCGGAAGACTACGTGTTCACCCAGATGCTCACTGGCTGGCGTAACCAGCAGTTGAGCCGGAACCTGGCGTTTGGCACCATCGAGGGCCGGGAACGGCTAGTGACGCGGTTCCAGGAGTCCACCAACGAGTATCCATGGCAATGGACGCCGGCCCACGTTGACGAGTTCTTCGGGGATCTTCGCAGCGTGAAGCGCGCCGCGCAATCCACCATCCGGAGCTACCAGGCAGCGCTGAGGGCGTTCTGCTCCTACGCGGCGTCGCCTGAGTATGGCTGGGACCGGGTCTGCGAACAGTACTTCGGAACACACCCTTCGCAGGTCTGCTTTGACTGGAACACCGCGGTCCATGCGCAGGCGACAGAATCCACTCCTTTCCGGCGCCCATTTACCAGGCAGGAGTTACAGGCCTTCTTTGACCGAGCCGATGACGAGGTGGACCGGATCGCGACTCTGGGCCGCAAGGGCTGGTTGCCGGCCTACCGCGACGCTGTCCTGTTCAAGGTGGTCTACAGCTGGGGCCTGCGACGCAATGAGGTCAGACACCTGCAGACCGTGGATTTTGCCCGGAACCCGCACGCCCGGGAATTCGGCAAGTACGGAGTGCTGCAGGTCCGCTATGGGAAAGCCGTGAAAGGGTCTCCCCCGAAACGGCGCAGCGTCCTGACGGTGTTTGACTGGTCGGCGGAGATCATCGCAGACTGGCTGGAACGCGGCCACCCCTACATGACCGACGGGCTGGACCTGTTCCCCTCCGAACGCGGCACTTTGGTTTCCGAGACTGCGCTGAATCGCAGGTTCAACCGGTACTGCCAAGATCTGGGCCTCTCCCCCGGCCTGGACATCCACTCGCTGCGCCGCTCCTACGTCACCCACCTCATCGAAGCCGGCTTGGACCCCCTGTTCGTCCAGCACCAGGCTGGACACGAGCACGCCTCGACCACGGCCCTCTACACGTCGGTTTCCAGAGATTACCGGGTCAAGACACTGCGCCGGGCCCTGGACTCCACCGTCCGGGACGCCCTTGCCGGAATGGAAGACTGA
- a CDS encoding helix-turn-helix transcriptional regulator: MKREIDYRWRLAELMAARGLHNSTDLGPLLKERGIELSASQVYRLVTQRPERVSVMMVAALCDIFSCGPEDLVTVTATDAKVRKVASDTNVVDLNKTIRPKRARVIRDDG, encoded by the coding sequence ATGAAACGAGAGATCGACTACCGGTGGCGACTCGCCGAACTCATGGCAGCCCGCGGACTGCACAACAGCACCGACCTGGGCCCGCTGCTAAAAGAACGCGGCATCGAACTCTCGGCCTCCCAGGTATACCGGCTGGTCACGCAACGCCCGGAACGCGTCTCAGTTATGATGGTCGCCGCCCTCTGCGACATCTTCTCCTGCGGTCCCGAAGACCTGGTCACCGTCACGGCAACAGACGCCAAAGTCCGCAAGGTCGCCTCCGACACCAACGTCGTGGACCTGAACAAGACCATCCGCCCCAAGCGCGCCCGCGTGATCCGCGATGACGGCTGA
- a CDS encoding recombinase XerD: protein MHHGLLPHQDPYLIRFEAWIDDKLRPLPAEVAKPVEHFAKWHHLRRIRAMATPDKPAQRPVHSAKQEITETIKFLDWLWQTHQRTAASCAQQDVDTWLTTGPTTRKAIRTFFIFAKKTGTNMRVEIGHYTAKSRPALPQEQRLAWLKELLTGTSESGPYRVAGVLLLLYAQPLVRVAALRIDAVSINDTTGAIRISFGTHPVPVPQPFAELLNQYLRNRPNLRTASPGDSQWLFPGTRAGQHLHPNTIMDRLRSLGLDLLGARNAALDEHLSVTPPPLVADALGYSYQVAFLHADAAGDAWSRYVDQRTEPRMNRGTRFSTEAEIGREEP, encoded by the coding sequence GTGCATCACGGGCTCCTCCCCCACCAGGACCCCTATCTGATTCGCTTCGAAGCCTGGATCGATGACAAGCTGCGCCCCCTTCCGGCCGAAGTTGCCAAACCCGTCGAGCACTTCGCCAAATGGCACCACCTCCGACGCATCCGCGCCATGGCAACGCCGGACAAACCGGCCCAGCGCCCGGTGCACTCCGCCAAACAGGAGATCACTGAAACCATCAAGTTCCTCGACTGGCTCTGGCAGACCCACCAACGCACCGCCGCCAGCTGCGCCCAGCAGGACGTGGACACCTGGCTCACAACCGGACCGACCACCAGAAAAGCTATCCGGACCTTCTTCATCTTCGCGAAAAAGACCGGCACAAACATGCGCGTCGAAATCGGCCACTACACAGCTAAGAGCCGACCTGCCCTCCCGCAGGAACAACGCCTTGCCTGGCTAAAGGAACTGCTCACCGGCACCAGCGAATCCGGGCCCTACCGAGTCGCCGGAGTACTGCTCCTCCTCTATGCCCAGCCCCTGGTCCGGGTGGCCGCCCTCCGTATCGACGCGGTCAGCATCAACGACACCACCGGCGCGATCAGGATCTCCTTTGGCACACACCCAGTTCCGGTCCCGCAGCCCTTCGCGGAACTCCTCAACCAGTATCTCCGGAACCGCCCCAACCTCCGAACAGCATCACCCGGGGACAGCCAATGGCTTTTCCCCGGAACCCGGGCAGGTCAGCACCTCCACCCAAACACCATCATGGATAGACTCCGCAGCCTCGGACTGGACCTGCTCGGCGCACGGAATGCGGCCCTGGACGAGCACCTCTCCGTCACCCCGCCACCACTGGTCGCCGACGCGCTCGGCTACAGCTATCAAGTCGCGTTCCTCCACGCAGACGCCGCAGGAGACGCATGGTCCCGCTACGTCGACCAGCGGACTGAACCCCGAATGAACCGAGGAACCCGATTTTCAACCGAGGCGGAAATCGGACGCGAAGAACCCTAA
- a CDS encoding sigma-70 family RNA polymerase sigma factor, with product MLAPVLPFGRVQSSTTVQQVQVLLKPAQSQQGRGVGTHALVAGESDTYLVASVRGGDSGSYEELFRRHQVIATYVARTESDNPTDADDVVSDAFVSILKSLLQGRGPVDSFRSYLLTTVRRMSHRRNLQSRRAAATVSSAAVEVVVGNDDDPVLKDFENTILMLAFRSLPSRWQAVLWHVDVEGMKPAAAARAMELTPNAVSSLLIRAREGLRQAYLQEHVKDAATDPCADFSRYLGKYVRSAVRQAAQEKVRRHLDDCLRCTGVLAELVEVQSGMKQAGSRAG from the coding sequence ATGCTTGCTCCCGTCCTGCCGTTCGGCCGCGTCCAATCTTCCACGACGGTTCAGCAAGTACAAGTGCTACTGAAACCTGCACAAAGTCAGCAGGGGAGGGGAGTGGGCACACATGCGTTAGTTGCTGGCGAGAGTGACACATACCTGGTTGCTTCCGTGCGCGGGGGAGACTCCGGATCCTACGAGGAACTTTTCCGCCGGCATCAAGTCATTGCCACTTATGTTGCCCGGACTGAATCGGATAATCCAACGGACGCTGACGACGTGGTATCCGATGCGTTTGTATCGATCCTAAAATCCCTGCTTCAGGGCAGGGGACCGGTGGACTCGTTCAGGTCATATCTGTTGACCACCGTTCGGCGAATGTCGCACCGTCGCAATCTGCAAAGCAGACGAGCGGCGGCGACGGTGAGTAGCGCTGCGGTTGAAGTGGTGGTTGGCAATGATGATGATCCTGTTCTCAAAGACTTCGAGAATACGATCCTGATGCTGGCTTTCCGTTCCTTGCCATCCCGCTGGCAGGCCGTACTTTGGCATGTGGACGTTGAGGGCATGAAGCCGGCTGCAGCGGCACGGGCTATGGAACTGACTCCAAACGCTGTGTCGTCATTGCTCATCAGAGCGCGGGAGGGTCTCCGTCAGGCATACCTGCAGGAACATGTGAAGGACGCTGCCACCGACCCATGCGCAGACTTCTCGCGCTATCTAGGCAAATACGTCCGAAGTGCCGTGCGCCAGGCCGCCCAGGAGAAAGTGCGCCGCCACTTGGACGACTGCCTCCGTTGCACAGGGGTGTTGGCTGAGCTGGTGGAAGTTCAGTCAGGAATGAAACAGGCCGGGTCGCGCGCTGGATAG
- a CDS encoding Lrp/AsnC family transcriptional regulator yields the protein MQDFDFDERDLRLLHALQIRPRAPWTALAPAVGADAVTLARRWNFLSAEGLAWVATYRGLGSKVAFALVEVECAPASMATVTEELAADPDVLSMDHTAGGRDMVITVVSRDEASLGRFILDRLPAVKGIRSTRTHPGINLLADARAWRLRSLRDDEVKLIEREAPPPSPAAKGASADLEEQLFWILRSDGRASITEISQKLGISPPRAKAALSAALAQDRIVVRLEIARTLSPWPVNVWYFLRVPATQVEAVGGRLVGLGEVRLVVTTGGLYSIVIAVWLRRLEDMTILERQLGEKLPMVEIMDRSVVLRTPKHVGVRLDPSGRRIM from the coding sequence ATGCAGGATTTCGACTTTGATGAACGGGATCTCAGGCTCCTGCATGCCCTTCAAATCCGCCCCCGCGCACCATGGACAGCCTTGGCACCCGCCGTTGGTGCCGATGCCGTCACCTTGGCCCGGCGCTGGAATTTTCTTTCCGCGGAAGGGCTGGCATGGGTAGCGACCTACCGTGGCCTCGGTTCCAAAGTCGCCTTTGCCCTGGTGGAAGTTGAGTGCGCGCCTGCCAGCATGGCAACCGTGACCGAAGAGCTTGCGGCCGATCCGGATGTGCTCTCAATGGATCACACCGCAGGTGGCAGGGACATGGTCATCACTGTCGTGAGCCGCGATGAAGCCTCCCTCGGACGATTCATTTTGGACCGCTTGCCAGCCGTCAAAGGAATTCGCAGTACAAGAACCCATCCCGGTATCAACCTTCTTGCGGACGCCCGGGCTTGGCGCTTGCGCTCCTTGCGGGACGACGAGGTAAAACTCATAGAGCGCGAAGCACCTCCACCAAGTCCCGCCGCGAAAGGCGCATCCGCAGACCTGGAAGAGCAACTTTTTTGGATCCTGCGCTCTGATGGTCGAGCCTCGATAACTGAAATATCCCAAAAGTTGGGAATCAGCCCTCCGCGCGCGAAAGCCGCTTTAAGCGCGGCCCTTGCACAGGATCGGATCGTTGTCCGGCTCGAAATCGCCCGTACATTGTCGCCTTGGCCCGTAAACGTTTGGTACTTCCTCCGCGTCCCAGCCACGCAGGTGGAGGCAGTGGGTGGCCGGTTGGTCGGTCTCGGAGAAGTGCGTCTGGTCGTCACCACAGGCGGTCTGTATTCGATTGTGATCGCGGTGTGGCTTCGCCGCCTTGAGGACATGACCATCCTCGAACGGCAACTGGGCGAAAAGTTGCCCATGGTGGAGATCATGGACCGTTCAGTCGTCTTGCGGACGCCAAAGCATGTTGGCGTCCGGTTGGACCCCTCTGGTCGCCGCATTATGTAA
- a CDS encoding VOC family protein: MTTRLNPYISFRDNARDAINFYESVFGGELTLSTFGEYQASEDPAEAEKVMHAMLVTPNGLTLMAADTPNGMDYNPGNNISVSLSGQSEDEGELRGYWDKLADGGTVTMPLESAPWGDTFGMCVDKFGIAWLVNIAGAQQQEQ; the protein is encoded by the coding sequence ATGACAACCCGCCTCAACCCATATATCTCGTTCCGCGACAATGCCAGGGACGCAATCAACTTCTACGAGTCCGTCTTTGGCGGAGAACTGACGCTCAGCACTTTTGGCGAATACCAAGCCAGTGAAGACCCCGCCGAAGCGGAGAAGGTCATGCACGCGATGCTGGTGACACCCAACGGCCTGACCTTGATGGCGGCCGACACACCCAATGGAATGGACTACAACCCTGGCAACAACATCTCGGTATCGCTCAGCGGTCAGTCCGAGGATGAAGGCGAACTTCGTGGCTACTGGGACAAACTAGCCGACGGCGGCACCGTCACCATGCCGCTGGAAAGCGCACCGTGGGGTGACACCTTCGGCATGTGTGTGGACAAGTTCGGTATAGCTTGGTTGGTCAATATTGCAGGAGCGCAACAACAGGAGCAGTAG